Proteins encoded in a region of the Paenibacillus wynnii genome:
- a CDS encoding glycosyltransferase family 39 protein, translating into MKFIIRMGSDIVLLGILVLAAFLYGYEIWNDQYANTYYTTAVGSMLQSFHNFFFVSLDSAGSVTVDKPPETFWIQTLGALIFGLHGWSVILPQALGGVGSVLLVYLLVKPTFGRMSARLAALAMATTPVAAAVSRTNNIDAMLVFTLLLAAWFLFKGTESNKIGSLIASFALIGVGFNEKMLQAYMVLPAFYLFYILAAKVNWKRKTGVLAASTAVLLVVSLSWAVIVDSIPASKRPYIGSSGTNSVLNLAFGYNGVSRLTGDQGKGGNGGGMPGQVADNGADGGRRLPAGAGGGFGNRGGAGAGSGGMFNTGTAGPLRLFQSELSGQSSWLLPFAAFACIGLFASLRRTNFTQKHKEALFWLAWLVPIMGFFSIAGFFHQYYLIMMAPPIAALAGAGWSELWSLYRDRSGWLSWLLPAATLITAALQWYILHPYDNTIGSGWSIGILLAGAMIALLLAAFKGKEKPFAYAAGLAGLLVLLIGPMYWALTPITYGQNSMIPAAGPTGGNEMGGFQPNAQMLSQMGNAGVMPGGTNAGTRSGLNKSLLTYLQSHNTDEKYLFAVMDYNTAAPYIVDEGAKVVILNGFSGSDKVYTADTLEALVESGKVRYFLVSSGGMGGGRGGNSELTTWINENGTEIPAADWQGTGAAGTALAANSSGTLYEVTLK; encoded by the coding sequence ATGAAGTTTATCATAAGAATGGGTTCTGATATCGTTCTGTTAGGCATTCTGGTGCTAGCAGCTTTTCTGTACGGGTATGAAATTTGGAATGATCAATATGCGAATACATATTACACCACCGCAGTAGGGAGCATGCTGCAAAGCTTTCATAATTTCTTTTTTGTATCCCTGGATTCCGCGGGTTCTGTAACGGTTGACAAGCCGCCGGAAACCTTCTGGATTCAGACGCTCGGTGCTCTGATTTTCGGATTGCATGGCTGGAGTGTAATTCTGCCTCAGGCTTTGGGTGGTGTTGGATCGGTACTATTGGTATATCTGTTGGTGAAGCCGACCTTCGGCAGAATGTCAGCACGATTAGCCGCTTTGGCGATGGCGACCACTCCGGTAGCAGCTGCGGTCAGCCGTACGAACAACATTGATGCCATGCTCGTATTTACCCTCCTATTAGCCGCATGGTTCCTATTTAAGGGAACTGAAAGTAATAAAATCGGCAGCCTTATCGCCTCATTTGCGCTGATCGGGGTTGGATTTAATGAAAAGATGCTGCAGGCCTATATGGTTCTGCCGGCCTTTTACCTCTTTTATATACTGGCAGCGAAGGTGAATTGGAAGAGGAAAACAGGTGTATTAGCAGCTTCCACGGCTGTACTGCTCGTAGTATCTCTATCTTGGGCGGTTATCGTGGATTCGATTCCTGCCAGCAAACGTCCTTATATCGGCAGCAGCGGAACTAACTCTGTACTTAACTTAGCCTTTGGATATAACGGAGTATCCCGCTTAACAGGGGATCAGGGAAAAGGCGGGAACGGAGGCGGAATGCCGGGTCAGGTCGCAGATAACGGTGCCGACGGAGGGCGCCGTCTACCTGCTGGTGCCGGAGGCGGATTCGGGAACCGTGGCGGTGCAGGTGCAGGTAGTGGCGGAATGTTTAATACAGGAACAGCGGGTCCGCTGCGTTTATTCCAGTCGGAGTTGTCCGGTCAGTCCAGCTGGCTGCTTCCATTTGCAGCCTTCGCCTGTATAGGATTGTTCGCAAGCTTGCGACGTACAAACTTTACCCAAAAGCATAAAGAAGCATTGTTTTGGCTCGCATGGTTGGTGCCGATTATGGGGTTCTTCAGCATTGCTGGCTTCTTCCACCAATATTATCTGATTATGATGGCACCCCCGATTGCCGCATTGGCGGGTGCAGGTTGGTCTGAATTATGGAGTCTGTACCGAGATCGATCAGGCTGGCTATCCTGGCTCTTGCCTGCTGCAACGCTGATAACAGCAGCGCTTCAGTGGTACATCCTTCATCCGTATGACAATACAATCGGCAGCGGCTGGTCCATAGGTATCCTGCTCGCAGGAGCAATGATTGCCCTGCTGCTGGCAGCTTTTAAGGGAAAAGAGAAACCATTTGCCTATGCGGCAGGATTAGCCGGTTTATTGGTATTGTTGATTGGGCCGATGTATTGGGCTCTGACACCCATAACTTATGGGCAGAACAGTATGATTCCAGCGGCAGGGCCAACAGGTGGAAATGAAATGGGTGGATTCCAACCCAATGCTCAGATGCTAAGCCAGATGGGGAATGCCGGAGTCATGCCGGGAGGAACCAATGCTGGAACAAGGAGCGGTCTCAACAAATCATTGCTAACTTATTTGCAGAGTCACAACACCGATGAGAAATACTTGTTCGCCGTTATGGACTATAATACGGCAGCTCCTTATATCGTGGACGAGGGTGCCAAAGTTGTTATTTTGAACGGATTCTCCGGGTCAGATAAGGTGTACACCGCAGACACGCTTGAGGCTCTAGTCGAAAGTGGAAAAGTGAGGTACTTCCTTGTATCCAGCGGGGGAATGGGTGGCGGCCGCGGGGGCAACTCTGAGCTGACAACGTGGATTAACGAGAATGGAACAGAGATTCCGGCAGCCGATTGGCAGGGAACAGGAGCAGCAGGAACAGCTCTAGCAGCAAACAGCAGCGGTACTTTGTACGAGGTAACACTGAAATAA
- a CDS encoding glycogen/starch/alpha-glucan phosphorylase, with the protein MFNDKETFKQVFREKLIGNLGKPLEEASNADIYNTLGNMIRENAGKHWVETNQRFKADKGKQVYYFSMEFLIGRLLGNNLLNMGVLEVVREGLADLGFCLKDIEEEEADAGLGNGGLGRLAACFLDSLASLQYAGHGTGIRYKYGLFEQKIVDGYQVELPDYWLQKENVWEVRREDKQVEVKFWGHVDSYEKDGRLVFEHKDYEAVRAVPYDIPVIGADRRHVNTLRNWSAESITQPGRMFGSRGGSDYHKFLEYKRSVESISEFLYPDDSQYEGKLLRLKQQYFLCSAGLQSIIRTFDKLGLPYDTLPDKVGLHINDTHPTLVIPELMRILMDLKGMSWDEAWDITTRMVSYTNHTILSEALEKWPVTMVKELLPRIQLIIEEINARFCRELMDRYPGNQERISQMAIIYGDQVRMAHLAIVGSYSVNGVAALHTEILQKREMKLFDEYYPHRFNNKTNGITHRRWLLHANPPLTNLINEAIGTRWITHPQEMIGLIKYCEDSSFQEKVSGIKRQNKLRLAEFISSKHGEKVDPDSIFDVHVKRLHGYKRQLLNILHIIHLYNQIKANPSMDMVPRTFIFGAKAAPSYHLAKRTIKLINTVADVVNKDPDVKGKVRIFFLENYSVSLAEKIIPAADVSEQISTASKEASGTGNMKFMMNGALTIGTMDGANVEMHEMIGDDNMFLFGLRAEQVLDYYQYGGYYARNIYNEDSRLKEVLDQLVTPGPICCHTQEFDQIFHSLLDNNDEYFVLKDFASYVETHVEIDRAYRNQKDWLKKSIINIGHSGKFSSDNTISRYASEIWNISPVKF; encoded by the coding sequence TTGTTTAACGATAAAGAAACTTTCAAACAAGTATTCCGCGAGAAACTCATCGGAAATCTGGGCAAACCGCTCGAAGAAGCTTCCAATGCCGATATTTACAATACTTTAGGCAACATGATCCGCGAGAATGCCGGCAAACATTGGGTGGAAACCAACCAAAGATTCAAGGCCGATAAGGGGAAGCAGGTTTACTATTTTTCAATGGAGTTTCTGATCGGCAGGCTTCTCGGCAACAACCTGCTGAATATGGGCGTGCTGGAGGTAGTACGCGAAGGTTTGGCAGACCTTGGCTTTTGTCTTAAGGATATTGAGGAAGAAGAGGCGGATGCAGGTCTTGGAAACGGAGGCCTTGGCCGTCTGGCAGCCTGTTTCCTGGATTCGCTGGCTTCCCTGCAATATGCAGGGCATGGCACCGGAATACGTTACAAATATGGTTTGTTTGAGCAAAAAATTGTAGACGGGTACCAGGTTGAACTACCTGATTACTGGTTGCAGAAGGAAAACGTATGGGAAGTCCGTCGCGAAGACAAGCAGGTGGAAGTGAAGTTTTGGGGACATGTGGACAGCTATGAAAAGGACGGACGTTTAGTTTTTGAACATAAGGACTATGAGGCTGTCCGCGCAGTACCTTACGATATACCTGTTATAGGTGCCGATCGGAGGCATGTGAATACTCTCCGTAACTGGAGCGCGGAGTCTATTACCCAGCCGGGCAGGATGTTTGGTTCCCGGGGCGGTTCTGACTACCATAAATTCCTGGAGTATAAACGTTCTGTAGAGTCAATCTCCGAGTTCCTATACCCTGATGATTCCCAGTACGAGGGTAAGCTGCTCCGCCTGAAGCAACAGTATTTCCTCTGTAGTGCAGGTCTGCAAAGTATAATCCGAACCTTTGATAAGCTAGGGCTTCCTTATGACACCCTTCCTGACAAGGTTGGGCTGCACATTAATGATACTCACCCTACACTGGTTATCCCGGAACTTATGCGGATTCTAATGGATCTAAAAGGCATGAGCTGGGATGAAGCTTGGGACATAACGACACGAATGGTTTCCTATACGAACCATACTATTCTTAGTGAAGCGTTGGAAAAATGGCCTGTGACCATGGTCAAGGAGCTTTTACCGCGCATTCAACTGATTATTGAAGAGATTAACGCACGCTTCTGCCGCGAACTGATGGACCGTTATCCGGGAAATCAGGAACGTATTTCGCAAATGGCAATTATCTATGGGGATCAGGTCAGAATGGCTCATTTAGCTATTGTAGGCAGTTATAGTGTAAATGGAGTTGCTGCTCTTCATACCGAAATCTTGCAAAAACGCGAGATGAAGCTGTTCGATGAGTATTATCCACATCGGTTCAATAATAAGACGAATGGAATTACACATCGCCGCTGGTTGTTGCATGCGAATCCTCCACTGACCAACTTGATCAACGAAGCTATTGGAACACGCTGGATTACACATCCGCAGGAAATGATCGGACTTATTAAATACTGTGAGGATTCCTCTTTCCAAGAAAAAGTTTCAGGGATTAAAAGACAGAATAAACTGCGGTTAGCAGAGTTTATCAGCTCCAAGCACGGGGAGAAGGTTGACCCGGATTCGATCTTTGATGTGCATGTAAAAAGGCTTCACGGATACAAGCGTCAGCTGCTTAATATTCTTCATATTATCCATCTTTACAATCAAATCAAGGCAAACCCAAGTATGGATATGGTACCGCGTACGTTCATTTTTGGAGCAAAGGCTGCACCTAGCTATCACTTGGCAAAACGCACGATCAAGCTGATCAACACTGTTGCTGATGTGGTGAATAAGGATCCGGACGTTAAAGGTAAAGTTCGTATATTCTTTCTGGAGAATTACTCCGTTTCATTGGCTGAGAAAATCATTCCGGCGGCAGATGTCAGTGAACAAATTTCAACGGCCAGCAAGGAAGCTTCTGGTACCGGGAATATGAAGTTCATGATGAACGGGGCTCTTACCATTGGAACAATGGATGGAGCTAACGTGGAAATGCATGAAATGATCGGTGATGATAATATGTTCCTGTTTGGTCTTCGTGCCGAGCAGGTACTCGATTATTACCAGTACGGTGGGTATTATGCCCGCAATATTTACAACGAGGACAGCCGATTGAAGGAAGTGCTGGATCAGCTCGTAACACCAGGGCCTATCTGCTGCCATACCCAAGAGTTTGATCAAATTTTCCATTCCCTGCTGGACAACAATGATGAGTACTTTGTGTTGAAGGATTTCGCCAGTTATGTGGAGACACATGTCGAAATTGATCGTGCTTATCGAAATCAGAAAGATTGGCTGAAGAAGTCGATTATTAATATCGGTCACTCCGGTAAATTCTCCAGTGATAATACGATTAGTCGATATGCTTCAGAAATTTGGAATATCAGCCCGGTTAAGTTCTAA
- the glgD gene encoding glucose-1-phosphate adenylyltransferase subunit GlgD → MKQLMGVINLDHELDNLNELTYFRSGAAVPFASRYRLIDFVLSNMMRADLESVGLFVRRKYRSLMDHLGDGKSWDMNRKHGGLFILPPDWNDPTDTSLGDLQHFHNNLDFFKRAAAKYIVFSGTQHITTMDIEDMYKYHMEKGADVTVVYKKIDQLQPEHDLCQRVEVDEHNNVTSIHHEKDHHNLYLDMFIMEKALFLEKVKYSIAHGESYFFRDVIQKNRHDLKIAGYEYKGYHAVINSLESYYKNSLELLEPDNYFSLFKENPVQTKIKYEAPTRYLESADVSNSLIANGCIIAGKVENSVIFRGVQVRKGARITNSVIMQKCVIDENAVIENVIMDKDVHLSKDRILVGDHTRPFVIAKSSKI, encoded by the coding sequence ATGAAGCAACTTATGGGTGTTATCAATCTTGACCATGAATTGGATAATTTAAATGAACTAACCTATTTTCGCTCCGGTGCGGCTGTTCCTTTTGCGAGTCGTTATCGGTTGATTGACTTTGTTCTTTCCAACATGATGCGTGCCGATCTGGAGAGCGTTGGACTGTTTGTCCGCCGTAAATACCGTTCCTTGATGGATCACTTGGGTGACGGTAAATCGTGGGATATGAACCGCAAGCATGGTGGGCTGTTTATTTTGCCTCCGGACTGGAACGATCCAACGGATACTTCTTTAGGTGATTTACAGCATTTCCATAATAACCTGGACTTTTTCAAACGCGCAGCTGCTAAATATATCGTGTTCTCCGGTACGCAGCATATCACTACTATGGATATCGAGGATATGTATAAATACCATATGGAAAAAGGCGCCGATGTTACTGTGGTCTACAAAAAAATAGATCAACTTCAGCCGGAACATGATCTTTGCCAGCGTGTCGAGGTTGATGAACATAATAATGTAACCAGTATCCATCACGAGAAGGATCATCATAATCTGTATCTGGATATGTTTATTATGGAGAAGGCACTGTTTTTAGAGAAGGTTAAATACAGTATTGCCCATGGAGAGAGCTACTTTTTCCGTGATGTGATACAAAAAAATCGGCATGATCTGAAAATTGCAGGCTACGAGTACAAAGGCTATCATGCAGTTATTAACTCTCTGGAGAGCTACTATAAGAATAGTCTTGAGCTTCTGGAGCCGGACAATTATTTCAGTCTTTTCAAGGAAAATCCGGTACAGACCAAAATCAAATACGAAGCGCCAACCCGTTACCTGGAAAGCGCAGATGTCAGCAATTCACTTATTGCAAACGGCTGTATCATCGCGGGGAAAGTTGAGAACAGCGTGATTTTCCGTGGAGTGCAGGTACGAAAGGGTGCAAGAATTACCAACTCTGTAATTATGCAAAAATGTGTAATTGATGAGAATGCTGTGATTGAAAATGTTATTATGGATAAAGACGTTCATCTCAGCAAAGATCGTATACTTGTTGGAGATCATACACGGCCATTCGTCATTGCCAAAAGCAGTAAAATATAA
- a CDS encoding glucose-1-phosphate adenylyltransferase: MKKKEMVAMLLAGGQGKRLKSLTKSLAKPAVYFGGTYRIIDFPLSNCTNSGIDTVGVLTQYEPLVLHSYIGVGNDWDLNRKNGGVFVLPPHERENGSSWYRGTADAIYRNLKFVDQFDPEHVLILSGDHIYKMDYNAMLQYHKERNADCTISVIDVPLEEASRFGILNTHEDLKIYEFDEKPSKPKSTLASMGVYIFKWDVLRKYLLEDGENALSSHDFGKDIIPMMLGNNNSLFAYPFEGYWRDVGTVNSLWEANMDLLDDNPQLNLNDPNWRIYTRNPNQPAQYVAPGAKVSSCIVNEGCIVHGEVKHSVLFYGVEVGEGSVITDSVIMPKVKIGKNVRIHKAIISENIVIEDNMDIGIERENEDDILLVDKKSKKKKPIAAKTI, translated from the coding sequence ATGAAGAAAAAAGAGATGGTGGCCATGTTATTAGCGGGAGGCCAAGGCAAAAGGTTGAAGTCACTGACGAAGTCACTGGCTAAACCGGCCGTTTATTTTGGAGGTACCTACCGAATTATTGATTTCCCATTAAGCAACTGTACGAATTCGGGAATTGACACGGTTGGCGTTCTAACCCAGTATGAACCCCTTGTACTTCACTCTTATATTGGAGTAGGAAATGATTGGGATTTAAATCGGAAGAATGGTGGAGTATTTGTACTGCCGCCGCATGAACGGGAGAATGGGAGCAGTTGGTACCGCGGGACTGCGGATGCAATTTATCGTAATTTGAAATTTGTTGATCAATTTGATCCTGAGCATGTGCTTATTCTTTCAGGAGATCATATTTACAAAATGGACTATAACGCAATGCTTCAATACCATAAGGAAAGAAATGCAGACTGCACGATTTCAGTCATTGATGTTCCTCTGGAGGAAGCTAGTCGTTTTGGCATATTGAATACGCATGAAGATCTTAAAATTTATGAATTTGACGAGAAGCCTTCAAAGCCGAAGAGTACTTTGGCCTCCATGGGCGTTTATATTTTTAAATGGGATGTATTAAGAAAATATCTGCTGGAGGATGGGGAGAATGCCTTGTCATCCCATGATTTTGGTAAAGATATTATTCCTATGATGCTGGGTAATAACAATTCCCTCTTTGCTTATCCATTTGAAGGATATTGGAGAGATGTGGGTACAGTGAACAGCTTATGGGAAGCGAATATGGATTTGCTTGATGACAATCCGCAGCTCAACTTGAACGATCCGAACTGGCGTATTTACACAAGAAATCCAAACCAACCGGCTCAATATGTGGCTCCGGGAGCAAAGGTTTCCAGTTGCATTGTTAATGAAGGGTGCATCGTTCACGGTGAAGTCAAGCATTCGGTCCTCTTTTATGGCGTTGAGGTGGGTGAAGGTAGTGTAATTACGGACTCGGTTATTATGCCTAAAGTTAAGATTGGCAAAAATGTACGGATTCACAAAGCCATCATCAGCGAAAATATAGTAATCGAGGATAATATGGATATTGGCATTGAGCGGGAAAACGAAGATGATATCCTGCTTGTTGACAAGAAAAGCAAAAAGAAAAAACCAATCGCAGCCAAAACCATATAA
- a CDS encoding sensor histidine kinase has translation MIPRISGLIYRLAAPRSLRKQLLAISILILSGLLLLIGVLQYFLMRDFIYSNRAKSMETQIRSVPHELFFNFLTYTSDGNGKNAGPKIPSGGLRSDGNRRPLLLDAHTTIAIYSSDGTFRDFQQETLSDSTAPRLSDEEYKQLLVHTTERATGKYKLITAEDGSEHLAVFMSLGRPGNAKLLLQMSVDTGPLSDVIMQQLLIFAALSLVALLAGLFMYLPALRKTLIPLSNMGETAHIIDAGNLDVRFPVEQGQNEIDKLALSFNSMLERLEISFHNEREAKEQMRRFAADASHELRTPLTSIHGFLEVLLRGAADNKEQLYNSLHAMHGESKRINKLVEDLLLLARMDGAPQLRVKELLLGEIISEMQPHLLVLAGNRKVIFDISNGISGKYDPDKIKQVILNLFHNAVQHTDPEKGTIYVAMPVRNAHVEVTIRDNGSGISAEHLPHIFDRFYRSDSSRTRKYGGSGLGLSITKSIVEAHGGEIKASSEPGTGTSFTITLPYLKN, from the coding sequence ATGATTCCCCGTATCTCAGGCCTTATCTACCGTCTCGCGGCTCCCCGCTCCCTTAGAAAGCAGCTCCTCGCCATCTCGATCTTAATTCTGTCTGGATTGCTGCTGCTCATCGGGGTTCTGCAATATTTCCTGATGAGGGACTTCATTTACAGCAACAGAGCCAAGTCCATGGAAACCCAAATACGTTCTGTACCGCATGAATTGTTTTTCAACTTTCTTACTTACACTAGTGACGGAAATGGTAAAAACGCCGGTCCTAAGATTCCGTCCGGTGGTTTGCGGTCTGACGGCAACAGACGCCCTCTTCTTCTGGACGCCCATACGACAATTGCGATCTACAGTTCAGATGGTACCTTCAGGGACTTCCAGCAAGAAACGTTGTCTGATTCGACTGCACCCAGACTATCCGATGAAGAATACAAGCAGCTGTTGGTACATACAACAGAACGGGCAACCGGCAAATACAAACTCATAACTGCCGAAGACGGGAGTGAGCATTTGGCGGTATTCATGAGTCTGGGTCGACCGGGTAACGCTAAGCTACTGCTGCAAATGAGTGTGGATACAGGTCCTTTAAGTGATGTAATCATGCAGCAGTTGCTTATTTTTGCAGCTTTGTCATTGGTTGCTTTACTGGCCGGCCTCTTTATGTATCTGCCTGCGCTGAGAAAAACACTAATTCCTTTATCCAATATGGGGGAAACCGCGCATATCATTGATGCAGGCAACCTGGATGTACGATTTCCGGTTGAACAGGGACAGAATGAAATTGACAAGCTGGCTCTCTCCTTTAATAGTATGTTGGAACGTCTGGAGATATCCTTCCACAATGAACGGGAGGCTAAAGAGCAAATGCGTCGTTTTGCAGCTGATGCCTCCCATGAGCTAAGAACTCCGCTTACCTCCATTCATGGATTCTTGGAGGTCCTGCTCCGAGGAGCCGCTGACAACAAAGAACAACTATACAACTCGCTGCACGCAATGCATGGTGAATCGAAACGGATTAACAAGCTGGTGGAGGATCTACTGCTGCTGGCCCGTATGGACGGAGCTCCACAGTTGCGAGTTAAGGAGCTGCTGCTAGGAGAAATCATTTCCGAAATGCAGCCACACCTCCTGGTGCTGGCCGGAAATCGGAAGGTTATCTTCGATATTTCCAACGGTATAAGCGGTAAATACGATCCCGATAAGATAAAGCAGGTTATCCTTAATCTGTTCCACAATGCGGTTCAGCATACGGACCCCGAGAAGGGAACTATTTACGTCGCTATGCCTGTCAGGAATGCTCATGTTGAGGTGACCATACGAGACAACGGCTCCGGTATTTCAGCTGAGCATCTCCCCCATATATTCGATAGGTTTTACCGCAGCGATTCATCGCGTACACGCAAATACGGGGGATCAGGCCTTGGATTATCTATCACAAAATCTATTGTAGAGGCTCACGGCGGAGAGATTAAGGCTAGCAGCGAACCCGGGACTGGTACGTCCTTCACCATTACCCTTCCTTATCTGAAGAATTAG
- a CDS encoding response regulator transcription factor, protein MEGPGLKAAQGVRLLLVDDEPHILQFLEIGLVNEGFEVQTASDGLSAISIAADFKPHVAILDVMMPGMDGFKVCRYLQAEESEIAVIMLTAKDEVDDRVKGLSIGADDYMVKPFSFDELLARIQARLRNHFPGLLGEVRCGPFRIDGRRKEIRHKDEVLELSPTEYELLQYLIINHGLVLSKAMILDKVWGYDFGGEENIVEVYIRSLREKLGDKEHRTIRTLRGSGYRVDLL, encoded by the coding sequence ATGGAGGGACCCGGATTGAAAGCCGCCCAAGGTGTACGACTTTTATTGGTGGACGACGAGCCTCATATCCTGCAGTTCTTAGAAATCGGACTGGTAAATGAGGGATTTGAGGTACAGACTGCTTCCGATGGTTTATCAGCCATATCCATAGCCGCCGATTTCAAACCGCATGTGGCGATTCTTGATGTTATGATGCCCGGTATGGACGGATTTAAAGTATGTCGTTACCTCCAAGCCGAAGAAAGTGAAATTGCTGTTATTATGCTTACCGCCAAAGATGAGGTTGATGATCGTGTCAAAGGCTTGTCTATTGGTGCGGATGACTATATGGTCAAACCTTTTAGCTTTGACGAGCTGCTTGCACGGATTCAGGCAAGGCTGCGCAATCATTTTCCCGGTCTACTCGGTGAGGTGCGCTGCGGCCCATTCAGAATTGACGGACGCCGAAAGGAAATCCGCCACAAAGATGAGGTGTTGGAGCTTTCACCTACAGAGTATGAACTGCTGCAGTACCTTATCATTAATCACGGCCTTGTACTTAGTAAAGCCATGATTTTAGACAAGGTATGGGGATATGATTTTGGCGGGGAGGAGAATATTGTGGAAGTGTACATCCGGTCCCTCCGTGAGAAGCTCGGAGATAAAGAACACCGTACCATTCGTACACTTCGGGGCTCAGGTTACAGGGTGGATCTCCTATGA
- a CDS encoding glycosyltransferase family 2 protein, producing the protein MSTKVGYSIIIPMFNEEAVIQETYQRIKKVMVMTGEAYELLFVNDGSTDSCAQMIEEYSYWDESVSLIDLSRNFGHQIAITADMDYAVGDAVVIIDADLQDPPELILDMIKEWKKGYEVVYAKRVKRNGESLFKKWTASLFYRVLRYSTDISIPVDTGDFRLIDRKVCDQLKRLPEKNRFVRGLVSWVGFRQKAIEYERDERLAGETKYPLKRMIKLSLDGITSFSYKPLKLAGYLGALLSASGFLYLVYVMYLVIFTESAVKGWASMIGITLTFNGFVLIMLGILGEYVGRIYDETKGRPLYIVQEVYGGNLIAHKGIDY; encoded by the coding sequence ATGAGTACCAAAGTGGGCTATTCCATTATTATACCCATGTTTAACGAAGAGGCGGTTATTCAAGAAACGTACCAGAGAATTAAGAAAGTAATGGTAATGACGGGTGAGGCTTATGAGCTTCTTTTCGTAAATGACGGCAGCACGGATAGCTGTGCACAAATGATAGAGGAATACAGTTATTGGGATGAGAGCGTCAGTCTGATCGACCTATCTCGTAATTTTGGGCACCAGATTGCCATAACAGCCGATATGGATTATGCAGTGGGTGATGCGGTTGTCATTATTGACGCTGATTTACAGGACCCGCCTGAACTGATCCTCGATATGATCAAAGAATGGAAGAAAGGATACGAAGTCGTCTATGCCAAACGCGTGAAGCGCAATGGAGAGTCCCTTTTCAAAAAATGGACAGCCAGCCTGTTTTATAGAGTGCTCCGGTATTCGACAGACATCTCCATACCGGTAGATACCGGTGATTTTCGACTAATTGACCGTAAGGTATGTGACCAGTTAAAGCGTCTGCCGGAGAAAAACCGTTTTGTACGGGGACTCGTCAGTTGGGTCGGCTTCCGTCAGAAGGCCATTGAGTATGAGCGGGATGAACGTCTGGCGGGAGAAACCAAGTATCCATTGAAGCGGATGATTAAGCTGTCTCTGGATGGGATCACTTCCTTTTCGTATAAACCGCTGAAGCTTGCCGGATATTTGGGGGCTTTATTATCAGCCTCGGGTTTTCTATATCTTGTGTATGTTATGTATCTGGTTATTTTTACGGAATCTGCAGTAAAGGGCTGGGCTTCAATGATTGGAATTACGCTAACTTTTAACGGTTTCGTACTAATTATGCTGGGCATTCTGGGTGAGTATGTCGGCCGAATTTATGATGAGACTAAGGGGCGTCCGCTCTACATTGTCCAGGAGGTTTATGGAGGGAATTTAATTGCGCATAAAGGGATTGATTACTGA
- a CDS encoding FAD-dependent oxidoreductase, translated as MYEIAVIGAGPAGASAALFAAKAGKKTLLIDNDQGMTRRGWYENYYGIAEIGGPELVETGHKQAMKFGAELVAEQAVNLVPSGASFMIESESGITYEAKHVILATGVLTDLAAKAGVETKDGSEPRIKTVVAVNTEGKTNVPGIWAAGTVAGVSVHAIITAGDGAKVAINVISELNGARYVDHDVLKS; from the coding sequence ATGTACGAAATCGCCGTAATTGGAGCGGGACCTGCGGGTGCTAGCGCAGCTCTGTTCGCCGCAAAAGCAGGTAAGAAGACGCTGCTTATCGACAATGATCAGGGAATGACCCGAAGAGGATGGTACGAGAACTACTACGGTATTGCTGAAATTGGGGGCCCCGAGCTGGTTGAAACCGGTCATAAGCAAGCTATGAAGTTTGGTGCAGAGCTTGTTGCCGAACAAGCCGTTAATCTCGTACCAAGCGGAGCCAGCTTTATGATTGAAAGTGAAAGCGGAATAACCTATGAAGCGAAGCATGTCATTCTTGCCACCGGTGTATTAACGGATCTGGCTGCCAAAGCCGGCGTAGAAACGAAGGATGGCTCAGAGCCAAGAATTAAAACGGTAGTAGCTGTTAACACCGAAGGCAAAACAAATGTTCCAGGCATTTGGGCCGCAGGAACCGTTGCAGGAGTAAGCGTTCATGCGATCATTACTGCAGGTGACGGAGCGAAGGTTGCTATCAATGTAATCAGCGAATTGAACGGTGCACGATACGTCGATCATGATGTTTTGAAATCTTAA